From one Mya arenaria isolate MELC-2E11 chromosome 4, ASM2691426v1 genomic stretch:
- the LOC128231057 gene encoding balbiani ring protein 2-like, with product MGGGVGLFTLALGQDPFGECSEKIPFVVVKHSEPSVVVKHPEPSVVVKHSEPTVVVKHPEPSVVVKHSEPTVVVKHSEPTVVVNHSEPSVVVKHSEPTVVVEHSEPTVVGKHSDPTVLVKHSEPTVLMKHSEPSVLVKHSEPSVVVKHSEPTVVVKHSEPNVVVKQSKPSVLVKHSEPTVVVKHSGPTVVVEHSEPSVVVKHSEPSVVVKHSEPSVVVVKHSEPSVLVKHSEPTVVVEQSKPSVLVKHSEPFVVVKHSEPSVLVKHSNFSVVVKHSEPSVVVKHSDSSVVVKHS from the exons ATGGGTGGGGGTGTCGGTTTATTTacactcgcactcgggcaagacccattcggcgagtgctcggAAAAGATT CCCTTCGTGGTTGTGAAACACTCTGAGCCTTCCGTGGTGGTGAAACACCCTGAGCCTTCCGTGGTGGTGAAACACTCTGAGCCAACCGTGGTGGTGAAACACCCTGAGCCTTCCGTGGTGGTGAAACACTCTGAGCCAACCGTGGTGGTGAAACACTCTGAGCCAACCGTGGTGGTGAATCACTCTGAGCCCTCCGTGGTGGTGAAACACTCTGAGCCAACCGTGGTGGTGGAACACTCAGAGCCAACCGTGGTGGGGAAACACTCTGATCCCACCGTGCTGGTGAAACACTCTGAGCCCACCGTGCTGATGAAACACTCTGAGCCCTCCGTGCTGGTGAAACACTCTGAGCCATCCGTGGTGGTGAAACACTCTGAGCCAACCGTGGTGGTGAAACACTCTGAGCCAAACGTGGTGGTGAAACAGTCTAAACCTTCCGTGCTGGTGAAACACTCTGAGCCAACCGTGGTGGTGAAACACTCTGGGCCAACCGTGGTAGTGGAACACTCTGAGCCGTCCGTGGTGGTGAAACACTCTGAGCCTTCCGTGGTGGTGAAACACTCTGAGCCCTCCGTGGTGGTGGTGAAACACTCTGAGCCATCCGTGCTGGTGAAACACTCGGAGCCAACCGTGGTGGTGGAACAGTCTAAACCTTCCGTGCTGGTGAAACACTCTGAGCCCTTCGTGGTGGTGAAACACTCTGAGCCCTCCGTGCTGGTGAAACACTCTAATTTTTCCGTGGTGGTGAAACACTCTGAGCCTTCCGTGGTGGTGAAACACTCTGATTCTTCCGTGGTGGTGAAACATTCTTGA